The following proteins are encoded in a genomic region of Liolophura sinensis isolate JHLJ2023 chromosome 7, CUHK_Ljap_v2, whole genome shotgun sequence:
- the LOC135471527 gene encoding receptor-type tyrosine-protein phosphatase C-like: MLDRVKTGDKNVGVYWTDKKETFNPFEVEVTDVDQRVEFSTWTYELSHKDKKAPQPIKQFRCPFFTSEPTLETIPTLLTVLQSVEMWRDKAGDGPVLVHCRDGVTKSGLFCVVWTVLERLKVDQNVNILQTIKQMRNNRPEIITDVGQLNFIHQVVMGYLDNFQTYANFRPMTTVSEAM; this comes from the exons ATGTTGGACCGCGTGAAAACAGGGGATAAG AATGTTGGGGTGTATTGGACAGATAAGAAGGAAACCTTTAACCCGTTCGAGGTGGAGGTGACAGATGTTGACCAGAGAGTGGAATTCTCCACTTGGACTTATGAACTGAGCCACAAAGACAAG AAAGCACCTCAGCCCATCAAACAATTCCGCTGCCCATTTTTCACGAGTGAACCAACACTGGAGACTATACCAACGCTTTTGACTGTACTGCAGAGTGTTGAAATGTGGCGAGATAAGGCTGGCGACGGACCTGTACTGGTTCATTGCAG GGATGGCGTGACAAAGAGTGGGTTGTTCTGCGTGGTTTGGACCGTGCTAGAAAGACTGAAGGTTGACCAGAACGTCAATATCCTACAGACTATAAAGCAGATGAGGAACAACAGACCGGAGATTATAACAGATGTG GGTCAGCTTAACTTCATCCACCAGGTCGTCATGGGATATCTGGACAACTTCCAAACCTACGCTAATTTCAGACCAATGACAACAGTTTCGGAGGCGATGTAA